A portion of the Vibrio coralliirubri genome contains these proteins:
- a CDS encoding methyl-accepting chemotaxis protein, whose protein sequence is MRSLSVQWKITLLAGCCLIITSLSLIGFSIYNATSNQQVIKSQSSESVINKTQQLLASVSQLNAQETQRYVDEAIYRAEMLAASAQFLKNNADENFTPSEELRTALDEMVRRSVLNFDSIQGAYLVFKPDLLDSEDANYVDADYVGSNEKGRFAPYWKVADNGENVLANVLSESILNDDSNSERFYCPLSSGQTCISTPRVVNSGGVALLTSSISVPILVDDVAIGFLGIDLRLDGLTSVITQSDQSLFNGAGKAYVVSLDGSVIASDDSSIAVGSTFQSGNTNSDLMTDFIFGGEVTTQWSENGEWLLAFAPVVAANQTWGVLFEIPRESVVADANKLDSIISTKLSEGIKTEVIAGTVFILFGLAIIAFASLSIVKPIRQVVERLNDIASGEGDLTQRLEVKSQDEIGQLSKGFNLFLDKLQHTIKEVIHTTEQVASTTSQAKASASSTRESSESQFKEVDLVATAAEEMTQTAGLVVQNAEVAVDAACEANRSAQQGQQVIELSAGEMRKLVERMSSAVPIVEELAKNNGNITEILSVIEGISEQTNLLALNAAIEAARAGEQGRGFAVVADEVRNLASRTQSSVGEIRAVIDKVHAGTQDVVEAIQEGNILANDTALHVQKAVEDLGSIFTSIEAISDMNSQIVRAAEEQQSVSGEVNQSVVNIRDLSAKILEQAAASEQVGNEIDQLSQQQQKLVNQFKV, encoded by the coding sequence ATGCGCTCTCTATCGGTACAGTGGAAAATAACCCTCTTAGCAGGTTGTTGTTTAATCATTACGTCACTGTCTCTTATTGGTTTCTCGATCTACAACGCAACGAGTAATCAACAAGTCATCAAATCTCAAAGTTCAGAATCAGTTATCAATAAAACTCAGCAGCTGCTGGCGTCTGTTTCTCAGCTTAATGCTCAAGAAACTCAACGTTATGTAGACGAAGCTATTTACCGCGCAGAGATGCTTGCGGCCAGTGCTCAGTTTCTAAAAAACAATGCAGACGAAAACTTTACGCCAAGTGAAGAGCTTCGTACCGCCTTGGATGAAATGGTTCGTCGCTCGGTTCTAAATTTCGACTCTATTCAAGGTGCGTATCTAGTTTTCAAGCCTGATTTACTCGATAGCGAAGATGCGAATTATGTCGATGCTGATTATGTTGGTTCTAACGAAAAAGGTCGTTTTGCTCCTTACTGGAAGGTGGCAGATAACGGTGAAAATGTTCTAGCGAACGTTCTTTCAGAATCTATCTTGAATGATGACAGCAATAGCGAACGTTTTTACTGTCCTTTGTCTTCAGGGCAAACGTGTATTAGTACCCCTCGAGTGGTTAACAGCGGTGGTGTAGCACTACTTACGTCCTCTATTTCAGTCCCTATTTTGGTTGACGACGTTGCTATTGGTTTTCTTGGTATTGATCTAAGACTCGATGGTTTAACCAGTGTGATTACGCAATCTGACCAGAGCTTGTTTAACGGTGCCGGTAAAGCTTATGTGGTTAGTCTAGATGGTTCGGTCATCGCTTCTGATGATTCAAGCATTGCGGTCGGTTCAACCTTCCAAAGTGGCAATACAAACAGTGATTTAATGACCGACTTTATCTTTGGTGGTGAAGTGACAACGCAATGGAGTGAGAACGGTGAGTGGTTACTTGCCTTTGCACCTGTTGTTGCGGCTAATCAAACTTGGGGTGTGTTGTTTGAGATTCCGAGAGAGAGCGTCGTCGCTGATGCCAACAAATTGGATTCCATCATTAGTACTAAGCTAAGTGAAGGCATCAAGACGGAAGTAATTGCAGGTACCGTATTCATTTTGTTCGGTTTAGCCATTATCGCATTTGCTTCCCTTTCAATTGTGAAGCCTATTCGACAAGTGGTTGAGCGACTTAATGACATCGCTTCTGGTGAAGGTGACTTGACCCAACGTTTGGAAGTGAAATCTCAAGACGAAATTGGTCAGTTGTCTAAAGGGTTCAACTTATTCTTAGACAAGCTACAACACACGATTAAAGAAGTCATTCACACCACTGAGCAAGTGGCGAGTACGACAAGCCAGGCTAAAGCATCGGCATCAAGCACTCGAGAAAGCAGTGAATCTCAATTTAAAGAAGTCGATCTTGTGGCAACAGCGGCCGAAGAGATGACTCAAACTGCAGGCTTGGTGGTACAAAATGCAGAAGTAGCGGTTGATGCTGCTTGTGAAGCGAATCGTTCTGCTCAACAAGGGCAACAAGTCATCGAACTTTCAGCCGGTGAAATGAGAAAGCTGGTGGAACGTATGTCGAGTGCTGTTCCTATTGTTGAAGAGTTGGCTAAAAATAACGGCAACATTACCGAGATCTTAAGTGTTATTGAGGGGATTTCTGAGCAAACTAACTTACTGGCATTGAATGCGGCGATTGAAGCGGCTCGTGCTGGCGAACAAGGTCGTGGCTTTGCTGTTGTTGCGGATGAGGTAAGAAACCTCGCAAGTCGCACACAGTCATCGGTTGGTGAGATCAGAGCGGTGATCGACAAGGTTCATGCTGGAACTCAAGATGTCGTTGAAGCGATACAAGAAGGCAATATACTTGCAAATGACACAGCACTACACGTTCAAAAAGCAGTTGAAGATCTGGGGTCGATCTTTACTTCTATTGAGGCGATCAGTGATATGAACAGTCAGATCGTTCGAGCAGCCGAAGAGCAACAATCGGTTTCCGGTGAAGTAAACCAAAGCGTGGTTAATATTCGCGATTTGAGTGCGAAGATCTTGGAGCAAGCCGCGGCTTCTGAGCAAGTGGGTAATGAAATTGACCAACTGTCTCAACAACAACAGAAGTTGGTCAATCAGTTCAAGGTATAG
- a CDS encoding pseudouridine synthase, whose translation MSTRSRSASRSDKPARSGATLKQSGNRQSRSSDKNNTGNSHKKSHSSKHRYKGKPTNTKPKVALEDRKVILFNKPFDTLSQFTDGEGRKTLADFIPVKDVYAAGRLDRDSEGLMVLTNDGIFQAKLTQPNSKSPKTYWVQVEGAPSEEDLDKLRKGVELKDGMTLPAQVEVMQEPEVWDRNPPVRFRAAIPTTWLAITIIEGRNRQIRRMTANIGFPTLRLIRYSMGNMNVGQLQPGEWKEI comes from the coding sequence ATGTCTACTCGCTCACGCAGCGCATCTCGTTCAGACAAACCGGCTCGTTCTGGTGCAACATTAAAACAAAGCGGTAATAGACAAAGCCGAAGCAGTGATAAGAATAACACTGGCAATTCGCACAAGAAATCTCACTCCAGTAAGCACCGATATAAAGGCAAGCCTACCAATACAAAACCTAAAGTAGCGCTCGAAGATCGCAAAGTAATTCTGTTCAACAAGCCTTTCGATACTCTAAGCCAATTTACAGATGGCGAAGGGAGAAAAACGCTAGCGGACTTTATTCCTGTGAAAGACGTTTATGCTGCAGGTCGCCTCGACCGCGACAGCGAAGGGTTAATGGTCTTAACCAATGATGGGATATTTCAAGCTAAGCTAACTCAACCAAACTCAAAATCCCCAAAGACTTACTGGGTACAGGTTGAAGGCGCACCTTCTGAGGAAGATTTAGATAAATTGAGAAAAGGTGTCGAACTAAAAGACGGCATGACACTACCGGCTCAAGTCGAAGTGATGCAAGAACCTGAAGTGTGGGATAGAAATCCTCCAGTCCGCTTCAGAGCCGCGATACCGACAACATGGTTGGCTATTACAATCATTGAAGGACGTAACCGTCAGATAAGACGAATGACAGCCAATATCGGCTTCCCTACCCTACGTCTTATCCGTTACTCAATGGGCAACATGAATGTCGGCCAGCTGCAGCCTGGAGAGTGGAAAGAGATTTAA
- the emrD gene encoding multidrug efflux MFS transporter EmrD, with the protein MSASFPLAKLTFLIAILTAVGQMTQTMYVPSIGHMAGEFLVSASSLQAVMACYLIPYGLSQFVYGPLSDRLGRKPIIVIGLIIYIIGTLVALFAHEYEWFLAGSFIQGLGIGCGGAMSRTLTRDCFEGAELHRANSLISMCVIFSPLMAPVLGGYLTEVFGWRSSYLFLALFGIAVVITMMTSMMETLPKERRKHESVANSYKFVLSDKRFQGFLLVLVATFAGVAVFEAAAGVLLGGVLGLPATTVSLLFVLPIPGYLVGAGLSSYIAQRRSERRALNVGLVAILVGSTVVLIPGLFGQTTALTLIGGATIYFLGAGILFPAATTGALSPFPYHAGTGGAILGGMQNLGAGIATLLASFFPAQDQLPLGCLMIAMSFIAMLGLRWVNRKPDHSNEMPLAI; encoded by the coding sequence ATGTCCGCCTCGTTTCCATTAGCGAAACTTACCTTTTTAATCGCTATTCTGACTGCAGTAGGTCAAATGACTCAAACGATGTACGTGCCTTCTATCGGTCATATGGCAGGTGAGTTCTTAGTTTCGGCATCTTCACTGCAAGCGGTGATGGCGTGTTACTTGATCCCTTATGGTCTGTCGCAATTTGTCTACGGTCCACTTTCTGATCGCCTAGGTCGTAAACCGATCATCGTGATTGGTTTGATCATCTACATCATCGGTACTTTGGTAGCATTGTTCGCTCACGAATATGAATGGTTCTTAGCGGGTAGCTTTATCCAAGGTTTGGGCATCGGTTGTGGCGGTGCGATGTCTCGTACATTGACTCGCGACTGTTTTGAAGGCGCAGAACTGCACCGTGCAAACAGCTTAATTAGTATGTGTGTAATTTTCTCACCATTGATGGCTCCTGTATTAGGCGGTTACCTAACAGAAGTTTTCGGTTGGCGTTCTAGCTACTTATTCCTTGCCCTGTTTGGTATTGCTGTTGTGATCACTATGATGACGAGCATGATGGAAACACTGCCGAAAGAACGACGCAAGCATGAATCGGTCGCCAACAGCTACAAATTCGTTCTGTCTGACAAACGTTTCCAAGGTTTCTTATTAGTATTAGTCGCAACCTTTGCTGGTGTAGCCGTATTTGAAGCAGCGGCAGGTGTGTTGCTTGGCGGCGTGCTTGGCTTACCGGCAACGACAGTAAGCTTGTTGTTTGTCTTGCCTATTCCGGGTTACTTAGTCGGTGCTGGCTTATCTAGTTACATCGCACAACGTCGCTCTGAGCGCCGCGCACTGAATGTTGGTCTAGTAGCTATCTTGGTAGGCTCAACAGTGGTATTGATACCGGGTCTGTTTGGTCAAACAACAGCATTAACCTTAATTGGCGGTGCAACCATTTACTTCTTGGGCGCTGGCATATTATTCCCAGCGGCGACAACAGGGGCACTTTCGCCATTCCCGTACCACGCTGGTACTGGAGGTGCGATTTTAGGTGGCATGCAAAACCTGGGTGCTGGCATCGCAACACTATTGGCATCGTTCTTCCCAGCTCAAGACCAATTGCCACTCGGTTGCTTGATGATTGCAATGTCATTCATCGCTATGCTTGGTTTACGTTGGGTTAATCGTAAACCTGACCACTCAAACGAAATGCCATTGGCTATTTAA
- a CDS encoding sulfite exporter TauE/SafE family protein, with product MEMIEPTMLVILALVAFAAGFIDAVAGGGGMLTVPALLSLGLPPHIALGTNKLAATFASSTAAFTYYRKKLFKPECWVNAFISTLIGATIGTLTVDAISTEWLEKVLPLVILAAAVYTIFHKTPDVSHNVSPKPCPVLKRKQKYQGFILGFYDGVAGPGTGAFWTVSSMALYRLNILLASGLSKAMNFTSNFTSLVTFAILGHIDWVLGLTMGLCLMAGAFVGAHSAIRFGATFIRPVFVTVVSVLAIKLAYEAWFVNL from the coding sequence ATGGAAATGATTGAGCCAACCATGTTGGTCATACTTGCTCTGGTTGCATTTGCAGCAGGCTTTATTGATGCTGTCGCAGGTGGCGGAGGGATGTTAACCGTTCCAGCTTTACTGTCACTTGGTTTACCGCCACACATCGCATTGGGTACTAACAAGCTTGCAGCAACCTTCGCTTCATCTACAGCTGCATTCACTTACTACCGTAAAAAGCTGTTCAAGCCTGAGTGTTGGGTCAATGCATTCATATCTACTTTAATCGGTGCGACAATCGGCACACTCACTGTTGATGCTATTAGCACAGAGTGGTTAGAGAAGGTATTGCCGTTAGTCATTCTTGCCGCTGCGGTCTATACCATTTTTCATAAGACTCCAGATGTGAGCCATAATGTGTCTCCTAAGCCTTGCCCTGTGCTTAAGAGAAAACAAAAGTACCAAGGATTCATTCTTGGCTTTTATGATGGGGTTGCTGGCCCAGGAACCGGCGCGTTTTGGACGGTAAGCTCTATGGCGCTTTATCGCTTAAACATCTTACTTGCCTCTGGTCTATCCAAAGCCATGAACTTTACCAGTAACTTTACCTCTTTGGTGACCTTCGCGATTCTTGGTCATATTGATTGGGTTCTAGGTTTAACCATGGGTCTTTGTTTAATGGCCGGAGCGTTTGTTGGTGCTCACTCTGCTATTCGTTTCGGTGCTACATTTATACGACCTGTGTTTGTTACCGTAGTAAGCGTACTTGCAATTAAACTGGCATACGAAGCTTGGTTTGTGAACTTATAG
- the dinG gene encoding ATP-dependent DNA helicase DinG, whose amino-acid sequence MLTTKIQKSIRTSYQNLQDQLDNFVPRRAQNYLVAEIAKTLCGQYHKSNRMIVAEAGTGIGKSLAYLMATIPVAVLNNRKIVISTATVALQEQLVNKDLPLYRRLTDREFSFILAKGRQRYCCSEKLAAACGVDGGQMAMFESKPKKKDIDQLQTMYRSLTQGKWDGDRDSWPKPIDNMIWQMIVSDKHSCNNSMPTHRDCPFQKARSELDKADVIIANHSLVMADADLGGGVILPEPENSIYIFDEAHHLPHVARDHSSAAASLKGAASWLERLNQSITKLSGLADEKRVHRFRNELQDSVQQLIPTLTQMSKQFDANHFEDGLYRFEHGDLPEWLENESKDLKQLTQKASQAVAKIADLIAERVKDGELSAKLAEPALAEIGFYIQRTENLAQVWRLMAEPKREKGAPLARWLELNKESEGDFVVNVSPLEVGWQLDQQIWSRCVGAVLVSATMRALNSFSFFCHQAGISQKAEDGVQFLALASPFDYQNQAELIVPAMKYEPQAPQFTEYLIEILPKVIEDKKANLVLFSSYWQMNKVAEALATDFVKKSWALQVQGDTSRTEILKKHKKLIDQGKTSVLFGTGSFSEGLDLPGELLENLVITKIPFGVPTSPVEQAHSEYIESRGGNPFMQITVPDASKKLIQSVGRLLRKERDSGKVTILDRRIVTKRYGKSLLDSLPPFKRTIKY is encoded by the coding sequence ATGCTAACTACTAAAATTCAAAAATCTATTCGCACCAGTTATCAAAACCTCCAAGATCAGTTGGACAACTTTGTACCTCGTCGTGCTCAAAATTACCTTGTTGCAGAAATAGCGAAGACACTTTGTGGTCAATACCACAAAAGTAATCGTATGATTGTTGCAGAAGCGGGAACAGGAATCGGGAAATCACTAGCCTATCTCATGGCTACTATTCCAGTAGCAGTGCTCAATAACCGAAAAATAGTTATTTCAACAGCTACCGTTGCGCTACAAGAACAGCTCGTCAATAAAGATCTCCCTCTGTATCGAAGACTGACTGATCGAGAGTTTTCTTTCATATTAGCGAAGGGTAGACAGCGTTATTGTTGTTCCGAAAAGCTAGCCGCTGCCTGCGGGGTTGATGGCGGACAAATGGCCATGTTCGAATCTAAGCCGAAGAAAAAGGATATAGACCAACTGCAAACCATGTACCGCAGCCTAACCCAAGGTAAATGGGATGGTGACCGCGATTCGTGGCCAAAGCCAATCGACAACATGATTTGGCAGATGATTGTCAGCGATAAGCATAGTTGTAACAACAGTATGCCTACGCATAGAGACTGTCCTTTCCAGAAAGCGCGCTCAGAGCTAGATAAAGCAGACGTGATTATCGCTAATCACAGTTTAGTGATGGCAGATGCTGACCTAGGAGGCGGTGTGATACTGCCTGAACCAGAAAACAGCATCTATATATTCGATGAAGCTCACCATTTACCGCATGTAGCCAGAGATCACTCTTCTGCGGCTGCGAGCTTAAAAGGCGCGGCGTCGTGGTTGGAGCGTTTGAACCAATCCATCACTAAGCTTTCAGGCCTTGCAGACGAGAAACGTGTCCACCGATTTCGAAATGAACTGCAAGACTCAGTGCAACAGCTGATCCCTACCCTGACTCAAATGAGTAAACAGTTTGACGCTAACCACTTTGAAGACGGCTTGTATCGCTTCGAACATGGCGACTTACCTGAGTGGCTTGAGAATGAATCAAAAGATCTCAAGCAGCTCACGCAAAAGGCGAGCCAAGCCGTTGCGAAGATTGCAGACCTAATTGCAGAACGAGTTAAAGACGGTGAGCTTTCAGCAAAACTTGCAGAGCCTGCACTTGCAGAAATTGGCTTCTATATACAAAGAACAGAGAACCTTGCTCAAGTTTGGCGCTTAATGGCTGAACCGAAGAGAGAAAAAGGCGCCCCTTTGGCTCGTTGGCTCGAACTAAATAAAGAAAGTGAAGGCGACTTCGTTGTTAATGTTTCGCCACTGGAGGTGGGTTGGCAACTGGACCAGCAGATCTGGAGCCGCTGTGTGGGTGCCGTATTAGTATCTGCGACCATGAGGGCGCTCAACTCTTTCAGCTTTTTCTGTCATCAAGCAGGTATCAGCCAAAAAGCAGAAGATGGCGTACAGTTTTTGGCTTTGGCTTCACCGTTTGATTACCAGAATCAAGCTGAGTTGATCGTTCCGGCAATGAAGTACGAACCACAAGCACCTCAGTTTACCGAATATCTTATTGAAATTTTGCCTAAGGTAATAGAAGACAAAAAAGCCAATCTCGTTCTATTCTCTTCTTACTGGCAAATGAACAAAGTTGCAGAGGCTTTAGCAACAGATTTCGTTAAAAAGTCGTGGGCATTGCAGGTTCAAGGTGATACTTCACGAACTGAAATCCTAAAAAAACATAAAAAGCTAATAGACCAAGGTAAAACCAGCGTTCTTTTTGGAACTGGAAGCTTTTCTGAGGGTCTTGATCTACCGGGTGAGCTTCTTGAAAACCTCGTGATTACCAAGATTCCTTTTGGTGTTCCTACCTCTCCTGTAGAGCAAGCACATTCAGAATATATTGAATCACGCGGTGGTAACCCTTTTATGCAGATTACTGTTCCAGATGCGAGTAAAAAGCTTATCCAATCTGTGGGTAGACTACTGCGTAAGGAAAGAGATTCTGGTAAAGTCACGATCCTTGATAGACGCATAGTAACGAAGCGATACGGAAAGTCCCTACTCGATTCACTACCGCCTTTTAAAAGAACAATAAAATACTAA
- a CDS encoding primosomal replication protein: protein MNQFSKLKSVIDTLIGHCSQVDKSRGAYHQALFDRALFKCGASVLLPYALETQATYRTIVREQTTNQLTASRANYLTEKLTNQIAAIQRELANHDLRLDRKSKSGKTLNDLYNELAQHQDWQKRLVDLVRVRKLAFDSAPRHSKKKVEEAWQLAKERLERCEDSMKNIERLINLENPKRNEH, encoded by the coding sequence ATGAATCAATTTTCAAAGCTAAAAAGTGTCATTGATACCTTGATTGGCCATTGCTCGCAGGTTGATAAATCTCGAGGGGCTTATCATCAAGCCTTGTTTGATCGAGCCTTATTTAAATGTGGCGCCTCTGTTTTGCTTCCCTATGCACTTGAAACTCAGGCAACGTACCGCACCATTGTACGTGAACAAACCACAAATCAACTGACCGCATCCAGAGCCAACTACCTGACAGAAAAGCTGACCAATCAGATTGCAGCAATCCAAAGAGAGTTAGCCAACCACGATTTACGCTTGGACCGAAAAAGTAAGTCAGGGAAAACCCTAAACGACCTATACAACGAACTCGCTCAGCACCAAGACTGGCAAAAGCGATTGGTCGATTTAGTACGAGTACGAAAGTTAGCGTTTGATTCTGCTCCTCGCCACAGTAAGAAAAAAGTGGAAGAGGCTTGGCAGTTAGCAAAAGAGCGATTAGAACGCTGTGAAGACTCAATGAAAAATATTGAGAGACTGATTAACTTAGAGAACCCTAAGCGAAATGAACACTGA
- the rsmS gene encoding pleiotropic regulatory protein RsmS, with the protein MNTDNTPSPLDNAPEEVKLAVDLIYLLESNEIDPKVALEAIKIVQQDLQAKLASSI; encoded by the coding sequence ATGAACACTGATAACACACCATCACCACTGGATAACGCACCAGAAGAAGTTAAGTTAGCTGTCGACCTGATTTATCTGCTCGAAAGCAACGAAATCGATCCAAAAGTCGCGTTAGAAGCAATCAAAATTGTCCAGCAAGATTTACAAGCCAAACTAGCATCTAGCATCTAG
- a CDS encoding cupin domain-containing protein has product MYQLSFSMPEFLENYWHKKPTILKGGFQNFVDPISPEELAGLSMEEEVDSRFVSNLDNHWTAEHGPFSEEKFGELTETHWQLIVQAANHWHQGANQLTEAFQALPNWLFDDLMICYSEPEGGVGPHIDQYDVFIIQGQGKRQWKVGAKDVGQYKETVQASALRQIEGFDPIIDETLEPGDILYIPPGFPHEGNTLAPSMSYSIGYRSPKEQELISNFADFVLAHDMGDVHLHDPEFKTQEGYGKIRSSDLSNLTDMLKSALEQPETISEFMGCLLSQSRHQLDIVAPEPLWTQEEIAQHLESEGEIHRVSGLKALYHENESNTAYINGEVVKVDEADSSLLNILCDETMITSATALSPSGVTVVTELVNKGYWFIEE; this is encoded by the coding sequence ATGTACCAACTTAGCTTTTCTATGCCCGAGTTTCTTGAAAACTACTGGCATAAAAAACCAACCATCTTAAAGGGTGGCTTCCAAAACTTCGTCGACCCAATTTCGCCGGAAGAACTTGCTGGTTTATCGATGGAAGAAGAAGTGGATTCTCGCTTTGTCTCTAACCTCGACAATCATTGGACAGCAGAACACGGTCCATTCTCTGAAGAAAAGTTTGGCGAGTTAACCGAAACTCATTGGCAACTGATCGTTCAAGCAGCGAACCACTGGCACCAAGGCGCAAATCAGCTGACTGAGGCGTTCCAAGCGTTACCAAACTGGTTATTCGACGATCTAATGATCTGCTACTCAGAACCAGAAGGCGGCGTAGGCCCACATATTGATCAATACGATGTCTTCATAATTCAAGGCCAAGGCAAACGTCAATGGAAGGTTGGCGCTAAAGATGTTGGCCAATACAAAGAGACTGTTCAAGCGTCTGCACTTCGTCAAATTGAAGGTTTTGACCCGATCATTGATGAAACTTTAGAGCCGGGCGATATCCTTTATATCCCACCAGGTTTCCCTCATGAAGGGAACACGTTAGCGCCGTCAATGAGCTACTCTATTGGCTACCGCTCTCCTAAAGAACAAGAGCTGATCAGCAACTTTGCCGATTTTGTGCTTGCTCATGATATGGGGGACGTTCACCTGCACGATCCAGAATTCAAAACGCAAGAAGGCTACGGAAAAATTCGCTCATCGGATTTAAGCAATCTCACTGACATGTTGAAATCTGCATTAGAGCAACCTGAAACCATCAGTGAATTCATGGGTTGTCTGCTAAGTCAATCACGCCACCAGCTTGATATCGTTGCTCCAGAGCCACTATGGACTCAAGAAGAGATCGCTCAACACTTAGAGTCTGAAGGTGAGATTCACCGAGTATCAGGCTTAAAAGCGCTCTACCACGAAAATGAAAGCAACACGGCTTACATCAATGGCGAAGTGGTTAAGGTGGATGAAGCGGATTCTTCGTTACTCAACATACTTTGCGATGAGACCATGATTACCTCGGCTACTGCCCTATCTCCTTCGGGCGTAACTGTCGTGACTGAATTGGTCAACAAAGGCTACTGGTTTATCGAAGAGTAA
- a CDS encoding porin, with the protein MKKTLLALAVVAAAGSVNAAEIYKSEDGAVDFYGQLRTELKFLDGQDAKLGSGSSRAGVDAQYNVSDDLKVLGKVEFALKDSGDMYVRNHIFGFSSDQAGTIKFGKQWTTSDDVYGADYSYFFGGSALLYSTLNGALHDSQVKYSYDSDNFWVKAGYGLAEDDSNQELAELYVGFSVGDVNIHVGGGQTTDDVAGSGFTGLENTYYEGTVEYSKDVLTVGATVAASSVESAIDKADQTGFSVAATYGVADKTTVYGGYEFVSQDHDLLEDSNVVYVGAEYKYASWARVYAEYGYADGSTLGFNAQGSDMVVAPQTVDGENNFGIGARVYW; encoded by the coding sequence ATGAAAAAGACTCTATTAGCACTTGCAGTTGTTGCAGCAGCAGGCTCAGTAAACGCAGCGGAAATTTATAAATCAGAAGACGGCGCAGTAGACTTTTACGGTCAACTACGTACAGAGCTTAAGTTCCTAGACGGGCAAGATGCCAAATTAGGTTCTGGTTCTTCGCGTGCTGGTGTTGACGCTCAATATAATGTATCTGATGATCTTAAAGTTCTTGGTAAAGTAGAATTTGCATTGAAAGATAGTGGCGACATGTATGTACGTAACCACATTTTTGGCTTTAGCAGCGATCAAGCGGGAACAATCAAATTTGGTAAGCAATGGACTACATCAGATGATGTATACGGCGCTGATTACTCATACTTCTTTGGTGGTTCTGCACTGCTTTACTCTACTTTGAACGGTGCTCTTCATGACTCACAAGTAAAGTACTCTTACGATTCTGACAACTTCTGGGTAAAAGCAGGATACGGATTAGCAGAAGATGATTCTAATCAAGAGCTAGCTGAACTTTACGTTGGTTTTTCTGTTGGTGACGTAAATATCCACGTTGGTGGTGGTCAAACAACTGATGATGTAGCTGGTTCTGGTTTTACAGGCCTTGAGAACACATACTACGAAGGTACTGTTGAGTACTCTAAAGATGTTCTAACAGTTGGTGCAACTGTTGCGGCATCTTCTGTTGAATCTGCTATTGATAAAGCAGACCAAACAGGTTTCTCAGTAGCTGCTACGTATGGCGTTGCTGATAAAACAACAGTATATGGTGGTTATGAGTTCGTGTCTCAAGATCACGATTTATTAGAAGATAGCAACGTTGTTTACGTTGGTGCTGAATACAAGTACGCTAGCTGGGCACGTGTTTATGCTGAGTATGGTTATGCAGACGGTAGTACTCTAGGTTTCAACGCTCAAGGTAGTGATATGGTTGTAGCGCCTCAGACTGTTGATGGCGAAAACAATTTCGGTATCGGTGCTCGTGTTTACTGGTAA
- a CDS encoding DUF2057 family protein produces the protein MQSFKYSFLGLLVASTVVDAEVILDVPENVNLLSVNMSAPDFEQGLFSADKTVLLPDGENQIVFQYEPVFDERDNQRKVYSSVIIAKFEAKNEELTLSMPEFKNLRSAQENIGNLNWEIKNKQGQALIKNEDILASDGVQLNRSYSEEATEYNKVGAAAAVTMSYLVVENQVRPAVKVNATSLEENTLVNAEGLTANTSAQVVDKSESLKQLKALYLSTSKEDRKVFRKWMIDQE, from the coding sequence ATGCAAAGTTTCAAATATTCTTTTTTGGGGCTGTTAGTTGCTTCTACAGTAGTTGATGCCGAAGTAATATTGGATGTCCCTGAAAATGTAAATTTACTTTCAGTAAACATGAGTGCTCCTGACTTTGAACAAGGGTTGTTTTCTGCAGATAAGACAGTGCTTTTACCTGACGGTGAAAACCAAATCGTTTTTCAATATGAACCAGTATTTGATGAAAGAGATAATCAAAGGAAAGTCTACAGTTCTGTTATTATCGCTAAATTTGAGGCAAAAAACGAAGAACTTACCTTATCTATGCCTGAGTTTAAAAACTTGCGTTCTGCTCAAGAAAACATTGGAAACTTGAATTGGGAAATTAAAAACAAGCAAGGACAAGCCTTAATCAAAAATGAAGACATTTTAGCTAGTGACGGAGTTCAACTAAATAGAAGTTATTCTGAAGAAGCTACAGAATATAATAAAGTTGGTGCTGCTGCTGCTGTAACCATGAGTTATTTAGTTGTAGAAAACCAAGTTCGTCCTGCAGTTAAGGTTAATGCTACAAGTTTAGAAGAAAACACGCTAGTAAACGCTGAAGGTTTAACGGCTAACACATCTGCTCAGGTTGTAGATAAATCGGAGTCTTTGAAACAACTTAAAGCTTTGTATCTGAGCACTTCAAAAGAAGACCGTAAAGTATTCCGTAAATGGATGATTGATCAAGAGTAA